One stretch of Siphonobacter curvatus DNA includes these proteins:
- a CDS encoding response regulator transcription factor produces MSSLPQSRRFYLSPRELQLPDTALTLREREVLGLLAQGMSYKMIAYECGITFNTVQTHIKRVYMKLGVNSATEAILLGFRKGIISL; encoded by the coding sequence ATGTCTAGCTTACCTCAATCTCGCCGCTTTTATCTGTCGCCCCGCGAACTCCAGTTACCCGATACGGCCTTAACCCTCCGCGAACGTGAAGTGCTGGGGCTACTGGCTCAGGGAATGAGTTACAAAATGATCGCTTACGAGTGTGGAATCACCTTTAATACGGTTCAAACGCACATCAAACGCGTGTACATGAAATTAGGAGTCAATTCAGCTACCGAAGCCATTTTACTGGGCTTCCGAAAGGGTATCATTTCTTTATAA
- a CDS encoding RNA polymerase sigma factor, with protein MILLKRALSDSDLIAGIKAGGNLRRNCENRLYEQYQYLIREATFKHKLSPDECASAYSDAVLTVIEHLTSNRFEGRSGLKTYLYQIFYNKCVDLVRKNSTNRESVHQGVSLEDLVLPDETRTVLQHLMTESDLTLLRERLASLGDKCRQMVLAWGEGYSDEEIAQHLQYQTAAVAKTSRLRCLERLRALYAESKSRRS; from the coding sequence ATGATTTTATTAAAACGAGCTCTTTCGGATTCGGATCTTATCGCGGGAATCAAAGCCGGCGGGAATTTGCGTCGTAACTGTGAAAATCGCCTCTACGAGCAGTATCAATACCTGATTCGGGAAGCGACGTTTAAGCACAAGCTGAGTCCCGATGAATGTGCCAGTGCTTACTCCGACGCTGTACTCACCGTCATCGAACACCTTACCTCCAATCGTTTTGAAGGCCGCTCGGGCCTGAAAACCTACCTCTATCAAATTTTTTATAACAAATGTGTTGACCTGGTTCGAAAAAATTCGACTAATCGGGAAAGTGTCCATCAGGGCGTATCGCTGGAGGATTTGGTATTGCCCGACGAAACCCGAACGGTACTACAGCATCTGATGACGGAAAGTGACCTGACACTACTTCGGGAGCGATTGGCCAGTTTAGGCGATAAGTGCCGACAGATGGTGCTAGCCTGGGGAGAAGGGTATTCCGACGAAGAGATCGCCCAGCATTTACAATACCAGACGGCAGCCGTAGCCAAAACCAGCCGCTTACGTTGTCTGGAGCGATTGAGGGCCTTATATGCGGAATCCAAAAGCAGAAGATCGTAG
- a CDS encoding serine hydrolase domain-containing protein: MSVARFCSVAIIWGLFSLLGCSQSPKEAATSVAVSNPAVAILNDSIAKRFNPAEASRKAGQLDTFFHNLHNRYGFNGTVLVAQYGKVIYKGAFGYKNLTLRDTLTTTTPFQLASVSKQFTAVAVMQLKEKGLLNYDDPVYKFIPNFPYDSSITIRLLLTHRSGLPSYQYGLEKYCDKTQPLSNQEVVDKLCLYKPVPYGRPNVRFHYNNTNYVLLSYIVEKLSGKPFSKYAEQNLFKPLGMNNTFVYDGTNTNLLMAAATGYTGGRRSLAIDYLDSVTGDKSLYSTAEDMFKWDRGLYTEQLISQKTLEEAFRPANDDSRLVTRNYGFGWRLQKIPNDQWLTFHTGWWHGFKNYFMRNRPDQSSIIMLSNVANSYLSQVKMVQAILYPDKARFFLRGENVDPETGDQMLAGEGMQGGGDVTPELSLSDLYKMLPVAPVVKHKVVHRKGRHHAVVKRGAKAKAPVKRKAPVKKKRRR, encoded by the coding sequence GTGTCCGTTGCTCGTTTTTGTTCCGTTGCTATTATTTGGGGTTTATTTTCATTACTCGGTTGCTCACAAAGCCCCAAAGAAGCGGCTACTAGCGTCGCCGTCAGCAATCCAGCCGTAGCGATTCTTAATGATAGTATCGCCAAACGCTTTAATCCGGCTGAAGCCAGTCGGAAAGCTGGTCAGCTCGACACGTTCTTTCATAACCTGCACAACCGATACGGCTTCAACGGGACCGTATTAGTCGCTCAGTACGGTAAAGTAATTTACAAAGGTGCATTCGGGTACAAGAATCTGACCCTACGGGATACGCTTACGACCACGACGCCTTTTCAGCTCGCGTCGGTCTCCAAGCAGTTCACGGCCGTAGCAGTCATGCAATTGAAAGAAAAAGGACTTCTTAACTACGACGATCCGGTTTATAAATTCATTCCTAATTTTCCTTACGATTCGTCCATCACCATTCGACTGCTCCTAACGCACCGCTCGGGCCTGCCCAGCTATCAGTACGGATTGGAAAAGTACTGTGACAAAACTCAACCACTCAGTAATCAGGAAGTAGTCGATAAGCTTTGTTTGTATAAGCCCGTTCCCTATGGTCGTCCGAATGTGCGGTTTCACTACAACAACACGAATTACGTCCTGCTTTCCTATATCGTTGAAAAACTCAGCGGAAAACCTTTTAGCAAATACGCCGAGCAAAATTTGTTCAAACCCCTGGGTATGAACAACACCTTCGTGTACGACGGCACCAATACGAACCTGCTCATGGCCGCCGCAACGGGCTATACGGGAGGCCGACGATCGCTGGCCATTGATTATCTCGACAGCGTAACGGGTGATAAGAGTTTGTATTCCACGGCTGAAGATATGTTTAAGTGGGATCGGGGCTTGTATACCGAACAACTCATTAGCCAGAAAACGCTGGAAGAAGCTTTTCGACCAGCCAACGATGACTCCCGACTCGTTACGCGGAACTACGGCTTCGGCTGGCGTTTACAGAAAATACCCAATGATCAGTGGCTGACCTTCCATACCGGCTGGTGGCATGGTTTCAAGAATTATTTCATGCGAAACCGCCCCGATCAGAGTAGTATCATTATGCTTTCCAACGTAGCCAACAGCTATCTATCGCAGGTAAAAATGGTACAAGCCATTTTGTACCCGGATAAAGCCCGGTTCTTCCTGCGGGGTGAAAACGTGGATCCCGAAACGGGCGATCAGATGCTGGCGGGCGAAGGGATGCAGGGCGGAGGCGACGTTACGCCGGAGCTTTCCCTGTCAGATCTCTACAAAATGTTACCCGTCGCTCCGGTGGTCAAACATAAGGTAGTGCATCGCAAAGGACGCCATCATGCCGTTGTCAAGCGGGGTGCGAAAGCCAAAGCCCCGGTCAAACGTAAGGCTCCGGTAAAGAAAAAGAGAAGAAGATAA
- a CDS encoding T9SS type A sorting domain-containing protein: MKLFFTWIFSIATLGAVLGQVTFSKIPADNQLFPRNEQSEGTVAIAGTVTDASVTKISVQIFRGSNLYRYASQNLSFQNGRASFALNPTIKAETVEYQARIYIVKNRDSTLYATRVNLVAGDVYLISGQSNAVAGGEGPDYILYDPQQNEFCRTYTTSYAAEGPKWVVANGLSVNVGVWGTELQRLIRQNNQIPTCILNNGSGGQPITFFNDRNSANPSDLATDYGRALHRSMMAGVQNQVKAIFWRQGEAEIGGLSSQMLEYPAQFDKLYRGWKQDYPGLQKVYVTQTGIQPAGVGDRPAFVRDFQRRTAQLYPDVRTITTMGLLGHDGIHYRAQDNVIFAHNLYRMVNRDFYGSTDTLQINSPDPRKIYYSNTQQTQLTIEFDIDQELVAQKSFVGTSVLNGQQFTLYLKDYIYLDGQSGSVDSLRAEGNKVHVYLNKPATATRLTYLPPVVPTGHAIAYTGPYLLNKREQYAFCFENVAIGPYQPNQTFLATNVDLYEVALRWNLLPNTLETKLERQENLGTFTALGTLPANSITYTDKSVAPGSRYIYRLRTTLQSGIELTTLLLVMMPLPTSVEKPASWSVQLIPNPAQEEVLVQLSKAQPVRITLLDQTGRILGEQQATQAESRLRIGHLPSGLYLLRVQTNERTHTQRLVVQH, from the coding sequence ATGAAACTATTTTTTACTTGGATATTCAGTATAGCAACTCTGGGAGCCGTATTAGGTCAGGTAACTTTTTCCAAAATTCCGGCGGATAACCAGCTATTTCCCCGCAATGAACAATCGGAAGGAACCGTTGCCATTGCCGGTACCGTAACGGATGCCAGCGTAACCAAAATTTCCGTTCAGATTTTTCGCGGATCAAATTTATACCGCTACGCCTCGCAAAACCTGAGTTTTCAGAATGGCCGGGCTTCTTTCGCTCTCAATCCAACCATTAAAGCCGAAACGGTAGAGTACCAGGCCAGAATCTACATCGTAAAAAACCGGGACTCAACCTTGTACGCCACTCGCGTCAATCTGGTAGCGGGCGATGTGTATTTGATCAGTGGGCAGTCGAATGCCGTAGCGGGGGGCGAAGGACCCGACTATATTTTGTACGATCCCCAGCAAAATGAATTCTGTCGAACTTATACGACCAGCTACGCTGCGGAAGGGCCCAAGTGGGTAGTCGCTAATGGCCTGAGCGTAAACGTGGGCGTGTGGGGTACGGAGTTACAACGCCTCATTCGACAGAATAATCAGATTCCCACCTGTATTCTCAACAACGGCTCTGGGGGTCAGCCCATTACGTTTTTTAACGATCGTAATTCCGCTAACCCGTCCGACCTGGCTACTGATTATGGCCGGGCTTTGCACCGAAGCATGATGGCAGGCGTTCAGAATCAGGTCAAGGCTATTTTCTGGCGGCAGGGCGAGGCGGAAATTGGGGGTTTATCTTCGCAAATGCTGGAATATCCCGCTCAGTTTGATAAACTGTACCGCGGGTGGAAACAGGATTATCCCGGCTTGCAAAAGGTATACGTTACGCAAACGGGTATTCAGCCCGCTGGCGTGGGTGATCGGCCGGCTTTCGTACGGGATTTTCAACGGCGGACGGCCCAACTGTACCCCGATGTACGAACCATTACTACCATGGGCTTACTGGGCCACGATGGGATCCATTACCGGGCTCAGGATAACGTCATTTTCGCTCATAATCTGTATCGCATGGTCAATCGGGATTTTTACGGCTCGACGGATACGCTGCAAATCAATTCCCCCGATCCACGTAAAATCTATTATTCCAATACTCAACAGACTCAACTGACCATCGAATTTGATATAGACCAAGAACTGGTGGCACAAAAATCATTCGTTGGTACTTCCGTGCTTAATGGGCAGCAATTCACGCTGTATCTGAAAGATTATATCTATCTGGACGGACAGAGCGGCAGCGTAGATTCCCTGCGGGCTGAAGGCAATAAAGTGCACGTGTACCTCAATAAACCCGCTACGGCCACCCGGTTGACGTATCTGCCACCGGTGGTTCCGACGGGACACGCCATTGCGTATACAGGTCCGTATCTGCTCAACAAGCGAGAGCAGTACGCGTTTTGTTTCGAAAACGTAGCCATTGGTCCCTACCAGCCCAATCAGACGTTTCTGGCTACGAATGTAGATTTATATGAAGTAGCTCTCCGCTGGAACCTGCTGCCCAATACGCTAGAAACCAAGCTCGAACGACAGGAGAACCTGGGAACATTCACCGCCTTAGGAACATTACCGGCAAACAGTATTACCTATACCGACAAGTCCGTCGCTCCCGGTTCTCGTTACATTTATCGACTGCGTACAACCCTACAGTCAGGAATTGAGCTGACTACGCTCTTGCTGGTAATGATGCCGCTGCCTACCTCCGTAGAAAAACCTGCCTCCTGGTCGGTGCAATTAATTCCTAATCCGGCTCAGGAGGAAGTACTGGTGCAGCTTTCAAAAGCTCAACCGGTTCGTATTACCCTACTGGATCAGACGGGACGTATTCTGGGAGAGCAACAGGCCACGCAGGCGGAGAGTCGGCTTCGGATTGGTCATCTGCCCAGCGGCCTGTACCTGTTACGCGTACAAACCAACGAAAGAACGCATACGCAGCGACTGGTTGTTCAGCATTAA
- a CDS encoding CHAT domain-containing protein: protein MTASISHIVLKLLAGILFLSGGSAYAQCRPSATFAFQVSRLLPSESIADWENLKRDWKHCGIARDSSYGRLLNTLGNLYWLAGNKKKALEQLQEAVRLPALPPDLYTQSMYRYGAYLIGNNRWEEAESTLLQVITHSERYQFHERVAAACAQYAYLANAKGDFHQAVEYADKGIDYARLAHSSSRELYNLNQKVEGLIGLNQLPEAAQLMESVIDSKQGPLNPDHSLLAIDIYLQLHQLPRAQELLKQALHTFTDSVSQGKLYNEQGILFKHLGQPVQAQKAYLRALTYFQEPDVRAIVYSNLGEINSDRPTVALAYFQRGIHQLVRSCTPHRLSANPHTSQLQSVSRKEYLLLLLKQKVQALRMRYQQTHDPQYLTLAQQTITVTDQMIDRMRWSHQGMKSKLYWRNTTRSFYEDAIQVCYWQKNSSRAFYFFEKSRAVLLADRLNEWNASRQLPAHLAEQERTYRQTIEQLQELSPLGSLAEQRATRTRLDSITQAQQAFIRSLEKTHPTYYQYKYENQVPSLQSVQKSLLAKDQALVSYFIGERALYALGVTPTKTVCKRLPLTGLQGIAQQFLKYCSTAQLTVTEVQQFNRLGYELYQRLLAPLGLTSARFIISSDGVVLPFDAFRFSPDRPSDYLIHTHAFSYTYSAGFLLRKRPPMGWSKNFLGLAPEAFAPALHQQPLPGSVQTLTRIEKQVFFPKTLVHQAATKRAFLEQAADYRILHLFTHADADSTATHEPVLYFADSALKLSELENAPPFRTRLLVLSACKTGVGVDQKGEGVFSLSRGFAALGIPSTITTLWSVENKATYTLIEDFYHFLSQGLPQDLALQKAQLQWLQTQDQQLPYYWSGLIQMGETTPLYDDAALPTTAGIAGGLVLIGLGLWWQRRKRHL, encoded by the coding sequence TTGACGGCCAGTATATCCCATATCGTCCTTAAACTACTCGCGGGTATTCTGTTCCTGAGTGGAGGGTCGGCTTATGCCCAATGCCGACCCTCCGCTACATTTGCCTTTCAAGTCAGTCGCCTACTTCCGTCGGAATCCATCGCTGACTGGGAGAACCTGAAACGCGACTGGAAGCATTGTGGAATAGCCAGGGATTCTTCCTACGGTCGGTTGCTAAACACTCTGGGCAATCTGTACTGGCTGGCGGGTAATAAGAAAAAAGCCCTGGAACAGTTACAGGAAGCCGTTCGTCTGCCTGCTCTTCCCCCCGACTTGTATACGCAGAGTATGTATCGCTACGGGGCTTATCTCATCGGAAACAACCGTTGGGAAGAAGCCGAGAGTACCCTCCTGCAAGTTATTACGCACAGCGAACGTTACCAGTTTCACGAACGGGTGGCCGCAGCCTGTGCCCAGTACGCGTATCTGGCCAACGCCAAAGGTGATTTTCATCAGGCCGTTGAATACGCCGACAAGGGTATTGACTACGCCCGTCTGGCCCATAGTTCTTCCCGCGAATTGTATAATCTGAATCAGAAAGTAGAAGGCCTCATCGGCTTGAATCAGTTGCCCGAGGCGGCCCAGTTGATGGAATCAGTCATCGATTCTAAACAAGGCCCCCTCAATCCAGATCATTCGTTACTGGCCATTGACATTTATTTGCAACTACATCAGTTGCCCCGGGCTCAGGAATTACTTAAGCAGGCATTACACACGTTTACTGACAGCGTTTCCCAGGGAAAACTATACAACGAACAAGGGATACTTTTCAAACACCTGGGACAACCTGTACAGGCTCAGAAAGCCTATCTGCGAGCTTTAACTTATTTTCAGGAACCCGATGTACGAGCAATTGTGTACAGTAACCTGGGTGAGATCAATAGTGACCGGCCAACGGTAGCTTTGGCTTATTTCCAGCGGGGTATTCATCAGTTGGTGCGTTCCTGTACGCCCCATCGACTGAGTGCCAATCCGCACACGAGCCAGTTGCAAAGTGTATCCCGGAAGGAATATCTGCTGCTGTTACTCAAGCAAAAAGTGCAGGCCTTACGAATGCGATACCAGCAAACGCACGATCCGCAGTACCTCACCCTCGCTCAGCAAACCATCACGGTTACCGATCAGATGATTGACCGGATGCGGTGGAGTCATCAGGGAATGAAATCCAAGCTATACTGGCGAAATACAACCCGGTCTTTTTACGAAGATGCCATTCAGGTGTGTTATTGGCAGAAAAACAGCAGTCGAGCCTTTTACTTTTTCGAAAAAAGCCGGGCCGTACTGCTGGCCGACCGTCTCAACGAATGGAATGCCAGTCGGCAATTACCCGCTCATCTGGCCGAGCAGGAACGAACCTATCGCCAGACGATCGAGCAGTTGCAGGAACTTTCCCCGCTCGGCTCACTGGCGGAACAACGGGCCACCCGTACCCGCCTGGATAGCATAACGCAGGCTCAACAAGCCTTTATCCGTTCCCTCGAAAAAACCCACCCGACGTACTATCAGTACAAGTACGAAAATCAGGTACCTTCGTTGCAATCCGTACAGAAATCGTTGCTGGCCAAAGATCAGGCCCTGGTTAGTTACTTTATTGGCGAACGAGCCCTGTACGCACTGGGTGTCACCCCAACCAAAACCGTTTGCAAACGACTGCCGCTAACCGGCCTGCAAGGCATAGCCCAGCAATTCCTCAAATATTGCTCCACTGCTCAACTTACTGTCACGGAAGTACAGCAGTTCAATCGGCTGGGTTATGAATTATATCAGCGATTACTGGCTCCCTTAGGTCTGACTTCGGCTCGTTTCATCATTTCTTCGGACGGCGTCGTTCTACCTTTCGATGCCTTCCGTTTTTCACCTGACCGTCCTTCCGATTATCTTATCCATACGCATGCTTTTAGTTACACGTATTCAGCGGGCTTTCTACTGCGAAAACGTCCGCCGATGGGATGGAGTAAAAATTTTCTGGGCCTGGCTCCCGAAGCCTTTGCTCCGGCTCTTCATCAACAGCCTTTGCCGGGTTCGGTCCAGACCTTAACCAGGATTGAAAAGCAGGTTTTTTTCCCGAAAACGCTGGTACACCAGGCGGCTACTAAACGGGCCTTTCTGGAGCAGGCTGCCGATTACCGGATTCTACACCTTTTCACCCATGCGGACGCCGATAGTACCGCTACCCACGAACCGGTCCTGTACTTCGCCGATTCGGCTCTGAAACTTTCTGAACTGGAGAACGCTCCTCCCTTTCGTACGCGCTTACTCGTGTTGTCAGCCTGTAAAACGGGTGTGGGGGTTGATCAGAAAGGAGAAGGTGTATTCAGTCTGTCAAGGGGATTTGCGGCTTTGGGTATTCCCAGTACCATTACGACCTTGTGGAGTGTCGAAAACAAGGCTACGTACACCTTGATTGAAGATTTTTACCACTTTCTTTCCCAGGGTTTACCACAGGATCTGGCCTTACAAAAGGCTCAGCTTCAATGGTTACAAACGCAGGATCAGCAACTTCCGTATTACTGGTCGGGCCTCATCCAGATGGGCGAAACGACTCCCTTGTACGACGATGCAGCCCTTCCTACTACGGCGGGCATTGCGGGTGGTTTGGTATTGATTGGTTTAGGCCTTTGGTGGCAGCGAAGAAAGAGACACCTTTAA
- a CDS encoding tetratricopeptide repeat protein, with translation MNELEQVDRFFQGEMPETERKQFAEALKTDPELASAAAFYLQARQAARLEVLAEKRKQWEGQPPRPVVQRSWIGYAAGLAAVLLVVLGLWFWRMQEPSRRELADAYVSQELQTLGTAMSGRSDTLQQGIGLYNQSKLPQAAQLFDAWLVQHATDSDAQRLAGLTALRLKQYDQAIEHFQHLSRRTDLYANPGPFYEALARIQRNRPEDAEAVESLLKRVVQEGLPGKAEAVEWMK, from the coding sequence ATGAATGAATTAGAACAAGTGGATCGGTTTTTCCAGGGTGAAATGCCCGAGACCGAGCGAAAACAATTTGCAGAAGCCCTGAAAACCGACCCCGAACTTGCTTCGGCGGCAGCTTTTTATTTACAGGCCCGTCAGGCTGCTCGACTGGAAGTATTGGCTGAAAAACGGAAACAATGGGAAGGGCAACCCCCGCGACCCGTCGTACAACGTTCCTGGATCGGATACGCAGCAGGGCTGGCGGCCGTATTGCTGGTGGTACTGGGCCTGTGGTTCTGGCGAATGCAGGAACCCTCGCGGCGAGAGCTGGCCGATGCGTACGTAAGCCAGGAATTACAAACCCTGGGTACGGCGATGAGTGGTCGCAGCGATACCCTTCAGCAGGGGATTGGCCTGTACAATCAGAGTAAATTACCCCAGGCCGCTCAGCTCTTTGACGCCTGGCTGGTACAACACGCTACCGATAGCGACGCTCAGCGGCTGGCGGGCCTTACGGCTCTGCGGCTGAAACAATATGATCAGGCCATTGAACACTTTCAGCACCTGAGTCGGCGAACCGATCTGTACGCGAATCCGGGTCCTTTTTATGAAGCACTGGCCCGTATTCAACGCAACCGTCCCGAGGATGCAGAAGCCGTGGAGTCTTTACTGAAGCGTGTGGTGCAGGAAGGCTTACCGGGTAAGGCCGAGGCTGTCGAATGGATGAAATAA
- a CDS encoding S8 family serine peptidase: MQNQEPDPNREEPLRRGKPMVSSFRTKDDFLRLFRGNAKYRDIVEVESGTGFAYRNRQIVQIESLELFDEKGNRFELTTRQQLLDFFNGRNYEILFNRTLTEVERASCSAYLYDLNHKRYQIQRTVECDCLGPLTFLLEGENLHELRGISQVEGVPPKHASTQPPVGRMETELDYCTSAVAWDPSACEVIESTRVDPNQYYLGKYNRSSDETTVAIIDTGLEDRDYQIPCWYQQAIDPCSKGTVAVEQIGWNFAYPDLAPPSSEHLPIDNNLYRHGTKVAHIIHQLSPRTRLMILKVFDQEGIGSLSDLLCALAYVVRNKANIVNASFGYYGAKIPLLERFFETLNKAGVMVFCAAGNHGDIDGTPKDISSTSFYPACLGLDNIITVTTVKPGPSRRPLEILPRPFVITKKQLVPYENYSNRYVTLGVLTEEGSFRNPYRSCKQESGAIEGSSFATPYALGLAARHYAAIRADYESGNLSLKAAYLKHLPLQVNESLKAYVVDGQYIPYRP; this comes from the coding sequence ATGCAAAATCAAGAGCCCGACCCCAATCGGGAAGAGCCCCTTCGCCGAGGCAAACCCATGGTCAGTTCTTTTCGTACCAAAGATGATTTCCTTCGTTTGTTTCGGGGGAATGCCAAGTACCGGGATATTGTAGAAGTAGAATCGGGAACGGGTTTCGCCTATCGGAACCGTCAGATTGTACAGATTGAATCCCTGGAATTATTCGATGAAAAAGGAAATAGATTCGAACTGACGACTCGCCAGCAATTACTCGACTTCTTCAACGGCAGGAATTACGAGATTTTGTTCAACCGAACGCTGACGGAAGTCGAACGGGCTAGTTGCTCGGCGTATCTCTACGATTTAAATCATAAACGGTATCAGATTCAGCGGACGGTTGAATGTGATTGTCTGGGACCGCTCACTTTTTTACTGGAAGGTGAAAACCTACACGAGCTTCGGGGCATTAGTCAGGTAGAAGGCGTTCCTCCCAAACACGCTTCGACGCAACCGCCGGTGGGACGGATGGAAACAGAACTGGACTATTGCACCTCCGCCGTCGCCTGGGATCCTTCCGCTTGCGAGGTCATTGAATCTACGCGGGTCGATCCGAATCAGTATTACCTGGGAAAATATAATCGATCGTCCGACGAGACTACCGTAGCCATCATCGATACGGGTCTGGAAGACCGGGACTATCAGATTCCGTGCTGGTACCAGCAAGCGATTGATCCTTGCTCGAAAGGTACCGTAGCGGTGGAACAAATTGGCTGGAATTTTGCGTACCCCGACCTCGCTCCGCCTTCTTCCGAACACCTGCCGATTGATAACAACCTGTACCGACACGGTACTAAAGTGGCTCACATCATTCATCAGCTTTCGCCCCGCACGCGACTGATGATCCTGAAGGTTTTCGATCAGGAGGGCATTGGCTCCCTTTCCGATCTGCTCTGTGCCCTGGCTTACGTAGTTCGAAACAAAGCGAATATCGTCAACGCCAGTTTTGGGTATTACGGAGCGAAAATTCCGTTGCTGGAGCGGTTCTTCGAAACCCTGAATAAAGCTGGGGTGATGGTATTCTGTGCTGCGGGTAATCACGGCGATATAGACGGCACGCCGAAAGATATTTCCAGTACTTCCTTTTATCCGGCCTGTTTGGGGCTCGATAACATCATTACCGTTACAACTGTGAAGCCGGGTCCATCCCGGAGACCCCTTGAGATTTTGCCCAGGCCTTTCGTGATTACTAAAAAGCAACTGGTACCTTACGAAAACTACTCGAACCGATACGTTACGCTTGGCGTGCTAACGGAAGAGGGTAGTTTTCGCAACCCGTATCGTTCCTGCAAACAGGAGTCTGGTGCCATTGAAGGTTCGTCTTTTGCCACACCGTATGCGTTGGGATTGGCCGCCCGCCATTACGCCGCTATCCGGGCTGATTACGAGTCGGGCAACCTTTCGCTGAAAGCCGCGTATCTGAAACACCTGCCCCTACAAGTCAATGAGTCGTTGAAAGCCTACGTCGTTGACGGCCAGTATATCCCATATCGTCCTTAA
- the fumC gene encoding class II fumarate hydratase, with protein sequence MEYRIEKDTMGEVQVPAHVYWGAQTQRSILNFPIAQDINKMPKEVIAAFAYLKKAAAITNFELGVLPEDKKNLIAQVCDEILDRKLDDQFPLVVWQTGSGTQSNMNVNEVVAYRAHVVNGGDLADKQKFVHPNDDVNKSQSSNDTFPTAMHIAAYKILIEITIPGIEKLRDTLQAKAEAFKNVVKIGRTHFMDATPLTLGQEFSGYVSQLNHGLKAIKNTLEHLSELALGGTAVGTGINTPEGYSELVAKHIADLTGLPFVTAENKFEALAAHDAIVEAHGALKTVAVSLMKIGNDIRMLSSGPRAGIGEIFIPDNEPGSSIMPGKVNPTQCEAMTMVAAQVLGNDVAINIGGSNGHFELNVFKPVMIYNFLHSARLIGDVCVAFNDKCAVGIEPLTENIRKHVNNSLMLVTALNPKIGYYKAAEIAQTAHKNGSTLKETAIALGYLTSEEFDEWVKPENMVGKI encoded by the coding sequence ATGGAATACCGTATTGAGAAAGACACCATGGGTGAAGTGCAAGTGCCCGCTCATGTGTATTGGGGAGCTCAAACCCAACGTTCCATCCTGAATTTCCCGATTGCTCAGGACATCAACAAAATGCCGAAAGAAGTCATCGCGGCATTTGCGTACCTGAAAAAAGCAGCGGCCATTACTAACTTCGAACTGGGCGTATTGCCGGAAGATAAAAAGAACCTGATTGCTCAGGTTTGCGACGAAATTCTGGACCGTAAACTCGACGATCAGTTTCCGCTGGTGGTGTGGCAAACGGGTTCGGGTACGCAGTCAAACATGAACGTGAATGAGGTTGTTGCGTACCGGGCTCACGTCGTGAATGGCGGCGATCTAGCGGATAAGCAGAAATTCGTTCACCCGAATGATGATGTGAACAAGTCGCAGTCGTCGAACGATACGTTCCCGACGGCCATGCACATTGCGGCGTATAAAATTCTGATCGAGATTACGATCCCCGGCATCGAAAAACTGCGGGATACGCTACAAGCCAAGGCTGAAGCGTTCAAAAACGTCGTAAAAATCGGTCGTACGCACTTCATGGATGCAACGCCATTGACGCTGGGTCAGGAATTCTCCGGCTACGTATCGCAGTTGAATCACGGACTGAAAGCCATCAAAAATACGCTGGAACACCTGTCTGAACTGGCTTTGGGTGGAACGGCCGTAGGTACGGGAATCAATACCCCCGAAGGGTATTCGGAGTTAGTAGCTAAGCACATTGCTGATCTGACGGGTCTGCCTTTCGTAACGGCTGAAAACAAATTCGAAGCTTTGGCGGCACACGACGCCATCGTGGAAGCTCACGGTGCTCTGAAAACGGTAGCTGTCAGCCTGATGAAAATCGGTAACGATATTCGGATGCTGTCGTCTGGCCCACGGGCGGGTATTGGTGAAATCTTCATTCCTGACAACGAACCCGGTAGCTCGATCATGCCCGGTAAAGTAAACCCGACGCAATGCGAAGCCATGACCATGGTAGCGGCTCAGGTGCTGGGTAATGACGTAGCCATCAACATTGGTGGTTCAAACGGTCACTTCGAGCTGAACGTATTCAAGCCCGTGATGATCTACAACTTCCTGCACTCGGCTCGTCTGATTGGCGACGTTTGCGTAGCCTTCAACGACAAGTGTGCCGTGGGTATCGAACCGCTGACGGAAAACATCAGGAAGCACGTCAACAACTCCCTGATGTTGGTAACGGCTCTGAACCCGAAAATCGGTTACTACAAAGCCGCCGAAATCGCTCAGACCGCTCACAAAAATGGTTCTACGTTGAAAGAAACGGCTATTGCCTTGGGTTACCTTACCTCCGAAGAATTCGACGAGTGGGTGAAACCTGAAAATATGGTGGGTAAAATCTAG